In Macadamia integrifolia cultivar HAES 741 unplaced genomic scaffold, SCU_Mint_v3 scaffold1578, whole genome shotgun sequence, a single window of DNA contains:
- the LOC122064247 gene encoding disease resistance protein RPV1-like isoform X2, with protein MAALDWGCSSSSSAFTTGSSSYDVFLNFRGKDTRNNFTGFLYKALKDGGINVFIDSQNLWTGEAVGPALGRAIEGSKISIPIFSKGYAHSKWCLRELSHIVQCHRSKGQLVLPIFFHVDPSHVRNQTGRFKAAFQEHKKNFTHDIVKGWKDDLEVVGNLKGEVLDETRDQAELVELVVKRVLGELVNTTHLALCKYPIGINSPLNNVLSLLDIGSNDVQFVGICGFGGIGKTTIVKAVYNDIFLNFNRHSFLSDVKEQAMQGMGLVSLQKQLLKDIFRMDIDIANYHRGKKLIEERLCKEKVLLVLDDVDNQEQIDALAGELNWFGQGSRIIITTRDEHILNVAKISKDKTYWPQVLDHKESLQLFSLHAFSMDQPPNDYIQLSYDVACYSGGLPLTLEVLGSYLADITDKELWESTLQKLKKIPHERVQRRLKISYDNLEDHYQKAIFLDAACFFIGWDKETLISIWEACGYFPKSAIIRLIKRSLLKFEDNEYGCCCLRMHDQIRDMGRDIVKEENLMEPGKRSRLWSHGEILEVIKGYKGTDMIKGMILRSSMLSDYLSSEHFVNMSNLRFLGIDSAKFNGDFSRLPSELRSLIWECKTCDVLPTNFFHKRLVYLNLSSSEIKQAWNIEPQNENKFQELKVLDLNDCRYLYMSPNFSLFPCLERLDLGHCYSLDKLDESIGQLSQLKSLVLESCNKLKNLPESIGDLKSLVKLDLSWTQMEELPDNISKLISLKDLNLKSCNSLKKLPESIGDLKYLVELQLSNVSRLKQLPESIGDLKSLVKLDLSQTQMEELPNSICRLSSLKELILKDCISPNELPKSIGDLKSLVKLELSGTQMVELPDSICRLSSLKELILRTSLKKLPKSIGDLKSLVKLDLSCTQIIELPDSISRLSSLKELILEFCKSLKKLPESIGDLKSLCELKLTSVSGIKELPKGVGLLEKLEVLDCCELVKLPVSMGRMRCLHSVNLQRTNITKLPDDFSMLWWEASIAPSGSVTLEKLEAIKAS; from the exons ATGGCGGCGCTAGATTGGGGttgctcttcttcctcctctgccTTCACTACTGGATCTTCAAGCTACGATGTGTTTCTCAATTTCAGGGGCAAAGATACCCGCAATAATTTCACTGGTTTCCTTTACAAAGCTCTAAAAGACGGAGGAATCAATGTCTTTATTGATAGTCAAAATTTGTGGACGGGAGAAGCCGTTGGCCCTGCACTTGGTAGAGCGATCGAGGGTTCCAAAATCTCAATCCCTATCTTCTCTAAAGGTTATGCGCATAGCAAATGGTGTCTGCGGGAACTTTCTCACATAGTTCAGTGCCACAGATCAAAAGGTCAATTGGTCCTGCCCATATTCTTCCATGTTGATCCATCTCATGTTCGGAATCAGACCGGAAGATTTAAGGCAGCATTTCAGGAACACAAGAAGAATTTCACCCACGATATCGTAAAGGGTTGGAAGGATGACTTGGAAGTGGTAGGGAATTTGAAAGGAGAAGTTCTAGACGAAACTAG GGATCAAGCAGAGCTAGTTGAATTAGTTGTCAAAAGGGTCCTGGGTGAATTGGTCAATACTACGCACTTGGCTTTATGCAAATACCCTATTGGAATAAATTCCCCTCTGAACAATGTGCTATCTTTATTAGATATTGGTTCCAATGATGTTCAGTTCGTAGGAATCTGTGGTTTCGGTGGCATTGGGAAGACAACTATTGTCAAAGCCGTCTACAATGACATCTTCTTAAACTTCAATAGGCATAGTTTTCTTTCAGATGTcaaagaacaagcaatgcaagGCATGGGTCTAGTGTCTTTGCAGAAGCAACTTCTTAAAGATATCTTCAGAATGGACATTGACATAGCTAATTATCatagaggaaaaaaattgatagaaGAAAGACTTTGTAAGGAAAaagttcttcttgttcttgatgaCGTGGACAATCAAGAACAGATAGATGCATTGGCTGGTGAACTCAATTGGTTTGGTCAAGGAAGTAGGATCATAATAACAACCAGAGATGAGCATATTTTGAATGTGGCTAAAATTAGTAAAGATAAAACATATTGGCCCCAAGTTCTAGACCATAAGgaatctcttcaactatttAGTTTGCATGCCTTTTCAATGGACCAACCTCCTAATGATTACATTCAACTTTCATATGATGTAGCATGCTATTCGGGAGGGTTACCTTTAACTCTAGAGGTGTTGGGCTCTTACCTAGCAGACATAACTGACAAAGAACTGTGGGAAAGTACATTacaaaagttgaaaaaaattcCTCATGAAAGGGTCCAAAGAAGGTTGAAGATAAGCTATGATAATCTAGAAGACCATTATCAGAAAGCAATATTCCTTGATGCTGCATGTTTTTTCATTGGATGGGacaaagaaaccctaatttccaTATGGGAAGCTTGTGGCTATTTTCCTAAATCAGCAATAATCAGACTAATTAAAAGGTCCCTTCTAAAATTTGAAGATAATGAGTATGGTTGCTGCTGCTTGAGGATGCACGATCAAATTCGAGACATGGGAAGGGATATTGTCAAAGAAGAAAACCTTATGGAGCCTGGTAAGCGTAGTAGGTTATGGTCTCATGGAGAAATCTTGGAAGTAATAAAAGGATACAAG GGAACTGACATGATAAAAGGCATGATTCTTCGCTCTAGCATGTTGAGTGATTATTTATCTAGTGAACACTTTGTGAACATGTCCAATCTAAGATTTCTAGGCATTGATTCAGCGAAGTTCAATGGAGATTTTTCACGCCTTCCTTCTGAGTTAAGATCACTCATTTGGGAGTGCAAAACTTGTGATGTTCTACCAACCAATTTTTTTCATAAGAGACTAGTTTATCTCAACCTTTCATCGAGTGAGATTAAACAAGCTTGGAACATTGAGCCTCAAAATGAAAATAAG TTCCAAGAGTTGAAAGTTCTCGATCTTAATGACTGTAGATATCTATATATGTCCCCAAACTTTTCATTGTTTCCTTGCTTGGAGCGATTAGATCTTGGACATTGCTATTCCTTGGATAAGTTAGATGAGTCAATTGGGCAGTTGAGTCAGCTGAAAAGTCTTGTTCTCGAATCATGTAACAAACTTAAGAATTTGCCAGAGTCCATTGGTGATCTAAAATCTCTGGTCAAGCTTGACTTGTCATGGACACAAATGGAAGAACTCCCAGACAACATTTCTAAGCTGATTTCTCTCAAAGATCTTAATCTCAAATCATGCAACTCCCTCAAAAAGCTGCCTGAGTCCATTGGTGACCTTAAATATTTGGTTGAGCTCCAATTGAGTAATGTTTCAAGACTTAAGCAATTGCCCGAGTCCATTGGTGATTTAAAATCTTTAGTCAAACTTGACTTGTCGCAGACACAAATGGAAGAACTCCCAAACAGCATTTGTAGGCTAAGTTCTCTCAAAGAGCTTATTCTCAAGGATTGCATATCACCCAATGAGTTGCCTAAGTCCATTGGTGATCTAAAATCTCTGGTTAAGCTTGAATTGTCAGGGACACAAATGGTAGAACTCCCAGATAGCATTTGTAGGTTGAGTTCTCTCAAAGAGCTTATTCTCAGAACATCACTAAAGAAGTTGCCTAAGTCCATTGGAGATCTAAAATCTCTGGTCAAGCTTGACTTGTCGTGCACACAAATAATAGAACTCCCAGATAGCATTTCTAGGTTGAGTTCTCTCAAAGAGCTTATTCTTGAATTTTGTAAATCACTCAAGAAGTTGCCTGAGTCCATTGGTGATCTAAAATCGTTATGCGAGCTCAAATTGACTAGTGTTTCAGGAATTAAGGAATTGCCCAAAGGTGTTGGACTATTAGAGAAGCTTGAGGTATTAGATTGTTGTGAACTAGTGAAGCTACCAGTGTCAATGGGAAGAATGAGGTGTTTGCATAGCGTTAACCTGCAAAGAACCAACATTACAAAACTTCCTGATGATTTTTCAATGCTCTGGTGGGAGGCTTCCATCGCTCCCAGCGGATCTGTCACACTTGAAAAACTTGAAGCAATTAAAGCTTCGTGA
- the LOC122064248 gene encoding disease resistance protein RPV1-like → MAALDSASSSSSSSVASTVGSSSYDVFLSFRGEDTRYNFIFFLYKALKDAGIDVFLDNENLWTGEVIGSTLLRAIKGSKISIPVFSKGYAHSKWCLQELAQIFQCHKSNGQIVLPIFFHVDPSHVRNQTESFEEAFRKHEEIFEADIVMSWREALREVGNLKGEVLKETMNPAELVDSIVKRALSELVSSTHLAECEYRIDMDSSNK, encoded by the exons ATGGCGGCACTAGATTCggcttcctcctcctcctcctcctctgttGCCTCCACAGTTGGATCTTCCAGTTACGATGTGTTTCTCAGCTTCAGGGGTGAAGATACTCGCTAtaacttcatttttttcctttacaaaGCTCTGAAAGATGCAGGAATCGATGTCTTTCTTGATAATGAAAACTTGTGGACTGGAGAAGTAATTGGCTCAACCCTCCTTAGAGCGATAAAGGGGTCAAAAATCTCGATCCCTGTCTTCTCTAAAGGTTATGCACATAGCAAATGGTGCTTGCAGGAACTTGCTCAGATATTTCAGTGCCACAAATCCAATGGTCAAATTGTCTTGCCCATATTCTTTCACGTTGACCCATCACATGTTCGGAACCAGACCGAAAGTTTTGAAGAAGCGTTTAGGAAGCACGAGGAGATTTTCGAGGCCGATATAGTAATGAGTTGGAGGGAAGCTTTGAGAGAGGTCGGGAATTTGAAGGGAGAAGTTCTCAAAGAAACTAT GAATCCAGCAGAGTTAGTTGATTCAATTGTCAAAAGGGCCCTGAGTGAATTGGTTAGTAGCACGCATTTGGCTGAGTGTGAGTACCGTATTGATATGGATTCCAGTAATAAATGA
- the LOC122064247 gene encoding disease resistance protein RPV1-like isoform X1, which translates to MAALDWGCSSSSSAFTTGSSSYDVFLNFRGKDTRNNFTGFLYKALKDGGINVFIDSQNLWTGEAVGPALGRAIEGSKISIPIFSKGYAHSKWCLRELSHIVQCHRSKGQLVLPIFFHVDPSHVRNQTGRFKAAFQEHKKNFTHDIVKGWKDDLEVVGNLKGEVLDETRDQAELVELVVKRVLGELVNTTHLALCKYPIGINSPLNNVLSLLDIGSNDVQFVGICGFGGIGKTTIVKAVYNDIFLNFNRHSFLSDVKEQAMQGMGLVSLQKQLLKDIFRMDIDIANYHRGKKLIEERLCKEKVLLVLDDVDNQEQIDALAGELNWFGQGSRIIITTRDEHILNVAKISKDKTYWPQVLDHKESLQLFSLHAFSMDQPPNDYIQLSYDVACYSGGLPLTLEVLGSYLADITDKELWESTLQKLKKIPHERVQRRLKISYDNLEDHYQKAIFLDAACFFIGWDKETLISIWEACGYFPKSAIIRLIKRSLLKFEDNEYGCCCLRMHDQIRDMGRDIVKEENLMEPGKRSRLWSHGEILEVIKGYKGTDMIKGMILRSSMLSDYLSSEHFVNMSNLRFLGIDSAKFNGDFSRLPSELRSLIWECKTCDVLPTNFFHKRLVYLNLSSSEIKQAWNIEPQNENKQFQELKVLDLNDCRYLYMSPNFSLFPCLERLDLGHCYSLDKLDESIGQLSQLKSLVLESCNKLKNLPESIGDLKSLVKLDLSWTQMEELPDNISKLISLKDLNLKSCNSLKKLPESIGDLKYLVELQLSNVSRLKQLPESIGDLKSLVKLDLSQTQMEELPNSICRLSSLKELILKDCISPNELPKSIGDLKSLVKLELSGTQMVELPDSICRLSSLKELILRTSLKKLPKSIGDLKSLVKLDLSCTQIIELPDSISRLSSLKELILEFCKSLKKLPESIGDLKSLCELKLTSVSGIKELPKGVGLLEKLEVLDCCELVKLPVSMGRMRCLHSVNLQRTNITKLPDDFSMLWWEASIAPSGSVTLEKLEAIKAS; encoded by the exons ATGGCGGCGCTAGATTGGGGttgctcttcttcctcctctgccTTCACTACTGGATCTTCAAGCTACGATGTGTTTCTCAATTTCAGGGGCAAAGATACCCGCAATAATTTCACTGGTTTCCTTTACAAAGCTCTAAAAGACGGAGGAATCAATGTCTTTATTGATAGTCAAAATTTGTGGACGGGAGAAGCCGTTGGCCCTGCACTTGGTAGAGCGATCGAGGGTTCCAAAATCTCAATCCCTATCTTCTCTAAAGGTTATGCGCATAGCAAATGGTGTCTGCGGGAACTTTCTCACATAGTTCAGTGCCACAGATCAAAAGGTCAATTGGTCCTGCCCATATTCTTCCATGTTGATCCATCTCATGTTCGGAATCAGACCGGAAGATTTAAGGCAGCATTTCAGGAACACAAGAAGAATTTCACCCACGATATCGTAAAGGGTTGGAAGGATGACTTGGAAGTGGTAGGGAATTTGAAAGGAGAAGTTCTAGACGAAACTAG GGATCAAGCAGAGCTAGTTGAATTAGTTGTCAAAAGGGTCCTGGGTGAATTGGTCAATACTACGCACTTGGCTTTATGCAAATACCCTATTGGAATAAATTCCCCTCTGAACAATGTGCTATCTTTATTAGATATTGGTTCCAATGATGTTCAGTTCGTAGGAATCTGTGGTTTCGGTGGCATTGGGAAGACAACTATTGTCAAAGCCGTCTACAATGACATCTTCTTAAACTTCAATAGGCATAGTTTTCTTTCAGATGTcaaagaacaagcaatgcaagGCATGGGTCTAGTGTCTTTGCAGAAGCAACTTCTTAAAGATATCTTCAGAATGGACATTGACATAGCTAATTATCatagaggaaaaaaattgatagaaGAAAGACTTTGTAAGGAAAaagttcttcttgttcttgatgaCGTGGACAATCAAGAACAGATAGATGCATTGGCTGGTGAACTCAATTGGTTTGGTCAAGGAAGTAGGATCATAATAACAACCAGAGATGAGCATATTTTGAATGTGGCTAAAATTAGTAAAGATAAAACATATTGGCCCCAAGTTCTAGACCATAAGgaatctcttcaactatttAGTTTGCATGCCTTTTCAATGGACCAACCTCCTAATGATTACATTCAACTTTCATATGATGTAGCATGCTATTCGGGAGGGTTACCTTTAACTCTAGAGGTGTTGGGCTCTTACCTAGCAGACATAACTGACAAAGAACTGTGGGAAAGTACATTacaaaagttgaaaaaaattcCTCATGAAAGGGTCCAAAGAAGGTTGAAGATAAGCTATGATAATCTAGAAGACCATTATCAGAAAGCAATATTCCTTGATGCTGCATGTTTTTTCATTGGATGGGacaaagaaaccctaatttccaTATGGGAAGCTTGTGGCTATTTTCCTAAATCAGCAATAATCAGACTAATTAAAAGGTCCCTTCTAAAATTTGAAGATAATGAGTATGGTTGCTGCTGCTTGAGGATGCACGATCAAATTCGAGACATGGGAAGGGATATTGTCAAAGAAGAAAACCTTATGGAGCCTGGTAAGCGTAGTAGGTTATGGTCTCATGGAGAAATCTTGGAAGTAATAAAAGGATACAAG GGAACTGACATGATAAAAGGCATGATTCTTCGCTCTAGCATGTTGAGTGATTATTTATCTAGTGAACACTTTGTGAACATGTCCAATCTAAGATTTCTAGGCATTGATTCAGCGAAGTTCAATGGAGATTTTTCACGCCTTCCTTCTGAGTTAAGATCACTCATTTGGGAGTGCAAAACTTGTGATGTTCTACCAACCAATTTTTTTCATAAGAGACTAGTTTATCTCAACCTTTCATCGAGTGAGATTAAACAAGCTTGGAACATTGAGCCTCAAAATGAAAATAAG CAGTTCCAAGAGTTGAAAGTTCTCGATCTTAATGACTGTAGATATCTATATATGTCCCCAAACTTTTCATTGTTTCCTTGCTTGGAGCGATTAGATCTTGGACATTGCTATTCCTTGGATAAGTTAGATGAGTCAATTGGGCAGTTGAGTCAGCTGAAAAGTCTTGTTCTCGAATCATGTAACAAACTTAAGAATTTGCCAGAGTCCATTGGTGATCTAAAATCTCTGGTCAAGCTTGACTTGTCATGGACACAAATGGAAGAACTCCCAGACAACATTTCTAAGCTGATTTCTCTCAAAGATCTTAATCTCAAATCATGCAACTCCCTCAAAAAGCTGCCTGAGTCCATTGGTGACCTTAAATATTTGGTTGAGCTCCAATTGAGTAATGTTTCAAGACTTAAGCAATTGCCCGAGTCCATTGGTGATTTAAAATCTTTAGTCAAACTTGACTTGTCGCAGACACAAATGGAAGAACTCCCAAACAGCATTTGTAGGCTAAGTTCTCTCAAAGAGCTTATTCTCAAGGATTGCATATCACCCAATGAGTTGCCTAAGTCCATTGGTGATCTAAAATCTCTGGTTAAGCTTGAATTGTCAGGGACACAAATGGTAGAACTCCCAGATAGCATTTGTAGGTTGAGTTCTCTCAAAGAGCTTATTCTCAGAACATCACTAAAGAAGTTGCCTAAGTCCATTGGAGATCTAAAATCTCTGGTCAAGCTTGACTTGTCGTGCACACAAATAATAGAACTCCCAGATAGCATTTCTAGGTTGAGTTCTCTCAAAGAGCTTATTCTTGAATTTTGTAAATCACTCAAGAAGTTGCCTGAGTCCATTGGTGATCTAAAATCGTTATGCGAGCTCAAATTGACTAGTGTTTCAGGAATTAAGGAATTGCCCAAAGGTGTTGGACTATTAGAGAAGCTTGAGGTATTAGATTGTTGTGAACTAGTGAAGCTACCAGTGTCAATGGGAAGAATGAGGTGTTTGCATAGCGTTAACCTGCAAAGAACCAACATTACAAAACTTCCTGATGATTTTTCAATGCTCTGGTGGGAGGCTTCCATCGCTCCCAGCGGATCTGTCACACTTGAAAAACTTGAAGCAATTAAAGCTTCGTGA